A genomic segment from Pseudoalteromonas nigrifaciens encodes:
- a CDS encoding PhnD/SsuA/transferrin family substrate-binding protein — translation MNIKCVIYNKILLIVFLYLLIVLVWVCGQLSVDSSELRFAKLIETSIECQTSAIKNENQLIIFAPSKKIAGTLAHSLCTDDVVAKQYGAVVSYWRYNTTESFEFVGKGIADLILTKNNIMEAFKAETTYNYQPVVGFSDYTAFFISAKEKPKIAKEYFLGKRIGLLDYPTSRSGHILPKQIFKELDINLENLNIVYASSHDALRDLLANGKVDIIASFWQESDAKRFSKNYITPLKNNIAGTRWYLKMPHNNTDLLCSVQAHLLAMSQEQSLHYYKGAQSFWQCDNDVVTFKRDEI, via the coding sequence TTGAACATTAAATGCGTCATTTACAATAAAATACTGTTAATTGTATTTTTATATTTGTTAATTGTTTTGGTGTGGGTGTGTGGTCAACTAAGTGTTGATAGCAGTGAGTTACGCTTTGCAAAATTAATAGAAACATCAATTGAATGCCAAACATCTGCAATTAAAAATGAAAACCAGTTAATCATTTTTGCACCATCAAAAAAAATAGCAGGTACATTAGCACATAGCTTATGTACAGATGATGTGGTAGCTAAGCAGTACGGGGCGGTTGTAAGTTATTGGCGCTATAACACGACGGAAAGCTTTGAATTTGTAGGAAAAGGCATTGCCGATCTCATTTTAACTAAAAACAATATTATGGAAGCATTTAAAGCAGAGACTACCTATAACTACCAACCTGTAGTTGGGTTTTCTGATTACACTGCATTTTTTATTTCGGCTAAAGAAAAACCTAAAATAGCAAAGGAATACTTTTTGGGTAAGCGCATTGGGTTGTTAGATTACCCTACGAGCCGCTCAGGGCATATATTGCCCAAGCAAATATTTAAAGAGTTGGATATTAACCTCGAAAACTTAAATATTGTTTATGCTAGCTCTCACGATGCCTTACGTGATTTATTGGCTAACGGAAAAGTAGATATTATAGCTTCGTTTTGGCAAGAAAGTGATGCAAAACGCTTTTCAAAAAACTATATTACCCCGCTAAAAAATAATATTGCAGGCACGCGGTGGTATTTAAAAATGCCACATAATAATACCGATCTATTATGCTCGGTACAGGCGCATTTATTAGCCATGTCGCAAGAGCAATCTCTTCATTACTATAAAGGTGCGCAGTCATTTTGGCAGTGTGATAATGACGTTGTAACTTTTAAGCGAGATGAAATATGA
- the ushA gene encoding bifunctional UDP-sugar hydrolase/5'-nucleotidase UshA: MRIIFLFVIAFSVLGCSTTLTSPTPQYLTVLHTNDNHGRFWHNEKGEYGMAARKTLIDSLRNKAIAQGHAVLLLSGGDINTGIPESDLQYAEPDFKGMSLIGYDAMALGNHEFDNPMSVLKKQQQWANFPFLSANIFEKSTGKNVFDSYKVFNKNGLSIAVIGLTTTDTAKIGNPEYIRQLEFKDPIEITAQLAQKIKAQYNPDITIALTHMGHYVDASHAINAPGDVTLARSLPTNTLDMIIGGHSQEPVCMAAKNVNDDNFKPGLACTPDQQNGTWIMQAHEWGKYVGKAEFKLENGQLTLLNYKLLPVNLYVDKQHADGTTSSVLANEYITPNPQLNAFLAEYQEKGAKQIEGKIGYVNARLEGDRNKVRYQQTNLARVIIQAQMNSTDADFGIMSGGGVRDSIAAGEVSYKDILKAQPFQNRVAYIDIAGEDLWQYLEVVTRFPPDSGAYMQYHKLSFEHKNNTLVKVLINGQALDKSKTYRMSINNFNASGGDGYPALTTAKGFVVTDETDSNALKRFFAEHSPIDAAQFAPK; this comes from the coding sequence ATGCGCATAATTTTTTTGTTTGTCATTGCTTTTAGTGTACTTGGATGTAGTACTACACTCACTAGCCCCACCCCACAATATTTAACCGTACTGCATACTAACGATAATCATGGTCGCTTTTGGCACAATGAAAAAGGTGAGTATGGCATGGCTGCCCGTAAAACCCTGATTGACTCGCTACGCAATAAAGCAATCGCGCAGGGACATGCAGTACTGCTGCTTTCTGGTGGCGATATAAATACCGGCATTCCAGAGTCAGATTTACAATACGCTGAACCTGACTTTAAAGGCATGTCGTTAATTGGCTATGATGCAATGGCCCTTGGAAATCATGAATTTGATAACCCGATGAGCGTGCTTAAAAAGCAACAGCAATGGGCTAACTTTCCTTTTTTATCGGCAAATATATTTGAAAAATCGACCGGTAAAAATGTATTTGATAGCTATAAAGTATTTAATAAAAATGGGCTGAGTATTGCTGTTATAGGTTTAACCACCACTGATACAGCCAAAATAGGTAATCCCGAATATATTCGCCAATTAGAGTTTAAAGATCCAATCGAAATCACGGCACAATTAGCACAAAAAATTAAAGCACAATATAACCCCGACATTACTATTGCGCTCACTCATATGGGGCATTATGTGGATGCCAGCCACGCAATTAATGCGCCTGGAGATGTAACACTTGCGCGCTCACTGCCAACTAACACCTTAGATATGATCATCGGTGGTCACTCTCAAGAGCCTGTATGTATGGCGGCTAAAAACGTAAATGACGATAACTTTAAACCCGGCCTAGCCTGCACGCCCGATCAACAAAATGGCACTTGGATAATGCAAGCCCACGAATGGGGTAAATATGTTGGTAAAGCCGAATTTAAACTTGAAAATGGCCAGCTAACCCTCTTAAATTATAAACTGCTACCCGTTAATTTATATGTTGATAAACAACACGCGGATGGCACAACTTCTAGTGTATTAGCTAACGAGTACATTACGCCTAATCCACAGTTAAACGCATTTTTAGCCGAGTATCAGGAAAAAGGCGCTAAACAAATTGAAGGTAAAATTGGTTATGTAAATGCCAGACTTGAGGGCGATCGCAATAAAGTACGCTACCAACAAACAAATTTAGCTCGCGTGATTATTCAAGCGCAAATGAACAGTACCGATGCTGACTTTGGCATTATGAGTGGCGGCGGTGTACGCGACAGTATTGCTGCAGGCGAAGTAAGTTATAAAGATATTTTAAAAGCCCAACCGTTTCAAAATCGAGTGGCTTATATCGATATTGCAGGAGAAGATTTATGGCAATATTTAGAAGTTGTAACGCGTTTCCCGCCTGATTCAGGCGCTTACATGCAGTACCACAAATTATCGTTTGAGCATAAAAACAACACCTTAGTAAAGGTATTAATAAATGGGCAAGCATTAGATAAAAGTAAAACTTACCGTATGAGCATTAATAACTTTAACGCCTCAGGTGGTGATGGCTACCCTGCACTAACCACAGCAAAAGGTTTTGTAGTTACTGATGAAACAGACTCTAACGCATTAAAGCGTTTTTTTGCAGAGCACAGCCCGATAGATGCGGCCCAGTTTGCCCCTAAATAA
- a CDS encoding peptidylprolyl isomerase, with amino-acid sequence MKKLLLASLLSAVSFASSATIVEVSTSQGVIKINLFDQKTPKTVENFMSYLDDAAYNQTVIHRSVKDFIIQGGGFTYSDDFDRITTKPAVINEPIYSNVKGTIAMAKLGGNPNSATSQWFFNLKDNSANLDVQNSGFTVFGQITDDSQATLDKIAALVHCGEIPVVGITTEQCLKSDVTISNANLVTIQSVLVIDDDPNSAQNLTPAKNILISQVVPPSQKEDSSGSMAWLLGALLLVLPRLKRAK; translated from the coding sequence ATGAAAAAGCTTTTATTAGCCTCGTTACTTAGCGCAGTAAGCTTTGCCAGTTCAGCAACCATTGTAGAAGTAAGTACCAGCCAAGGTGTTATTAAAATTAATTTATTTGATCAAAAAACACCAAAAACTGTAGAAAACTTTATGAGTTATTTAGATGATGCAGCGTATAACCAAACAGTGATTCATCGCTCAGTCAAAGATTTCATAATCCAAGGTGGCGGTTTTACCTACTCAGATGATTTTGATCGAATTACAACCAAGCCAGCAGTCATTAACGAACCTATTTACTCTAATGTTAAAGGCACGATTGCCATGGCTAAACTAGGTGGAAACCCAAACAGTGCAACTAGCCAGTGGTTTTTTAACTTAAAAGATAATAGTGCCAACTTGGATGTGCAAAACAGTGGTTTTACTGTGTTTGGACAGATTACGGATGATAGCCAAGCGACTTTAGATAAAATAGCTGCTTTAGTACATTGTGGTGAAATACCGGTAGTTGGTATCACTACAGAGCAGTGCTTAAAAAGTGATGTAACCATTAGTAATGCTAATTTAGTGACTATTCAAAGCGTATTAGTTATAGATGACGATCCTAATTCAGCGCAGAACCTTACGCCGGCTAAAAACATATTAATTAGCCAAGTAGTGCCACCTTCGCAAAAAGAAGATTCAAGCGGTAGTATGGCTTGGTTACTAGGGGCTTTATTATTAGTGTTACCACGTTTAAAACGCGCTAAATAA
- a CDS encoding MAPEG family protein, whose product MEKLIILAMFAQVLLSLIVMIIMGKRRFAAAKNKHINLTDFATMRLDNAGDNVRVADRNFTNQFEIPVLFYAGCLLAMQLNSASILVAVLAWLFVISRILHSVVHLGSNKIRIRFNLFLIGCGSVFALWLVIIWRVLLF is encoded by the coding sequence ATGGAAAAGTTGATCATTTTAGCTATGTTCGCCCAAGTTTTACTCTCACTCATTGTAATGATTATTATGGGTAAAAGACGTTTTGCCGCAGCTAAAAATAAACACATAAATTTAACCGACTTTGCCACTATGCGTTTAGATAATGCAGGTGACAATGTGCGTGTTGCTGATAGAAACTTTACCAATCAATTTGAAATACCCGTGTTGTTTTATGCTGGGTGCTTACTTGCAATGCAACTCAATAGTGCAAGCATTCTGGTGGCTGTTTTAGCTTGGCTGTTTGTGATTTCGCGTATTTTACATAGCGTTGTTCACTTAGGCAGTAATAAAATAAGAATACGCTTTAATCTATTCTTAATAGGCTGTGGCAGTGTATTTGCGTTATGGCTGGTAATAATTTGGCGGGTATTACTGTTTTAA
- a CDS encoding insulinase family protein, with translation MKKIIGFSAIALAVLSGCSNTSSVSQAPQTVLLSDSLVVSPNDNREYKTLKLANDIEVILVSDPSAEKSAAALSVGVGLLHDPMSQQGMAHYLEHMLFLGTERYPDTKGYSDFMTKNGGAHNAYTWLDITNYMFKINNDAFDEGLDRFADFFKAPKLYPEYTDKEKNAVNAEWSMRREMDFFGQFKLARKMMGEHPANRFLIGNLETLGDKEGSSLHKETVDFYNKYYSSNIMKVALISNLPIAAMEQKAQKYFADIKNKNIEKPTVTAKLNFDNAGGKRVFYAPNEDVKQLQLDFTISNNNNEFALKPNRFVAYLLSNEMPGSPAQILRDKGWVSQLSASAVPTHYGNYGSLNVNVELTDTGMQNRETIVATIMQYIELIKKEGVDSKYFNEIRTSLNNQFKFLEKGDEFNYVSTLTQSMQDYPLNHAINAPYYYAKFDADSVNKVLKQLNADTLRIWYVSQQEETDSQLHFYDGKYRISDISEQEVASWNKKSQFNLALPSVNNLLPENFAIKTQTFKQQKSPELAYDKNGVKIWRQASQKFAEQPKGLVEVYINTQPGLNDVKAEVLYSVWADLYNIQQSQLSTEAAIAGMSVNLAPSNGLVLSMSGFTDKQNVLLKQALSGLNSDISGQAFNQAVDRFKRNLLNQQKQFPYAQAFAEYTKLSRTGSFDTDTLISTANTLTLADFNALKQNTFANNDLRVFSYGNYNQQDIAAIASELSAILPSNYKHTEFARSKAWLPQSGETIVLQKDIDVADVALVDMTVHPTPGYKQKAQAAVLQGHFRTIAFDKMRTEEQLAYAVGALARPIEDYSAIGLFIQTPVKGPKEIQTRFDLFKKEYAVELDNMSEETFAQLKNATLVSLKEQPKNLSDEMSPLLNDWYRENFNFDSKQQLINEVEKVTLSDIKDYYQQTMLNPNAARLNVQLRGTKFIESDFADLPNQTKITTLDAYYNGIKLQK, from the coding sequence ATGAAAAAAATTATTGGCTTTAGTGCCATTGCACTTGCTGTACTAAGCGGTTGTTCAAATACATCATCTGTATCTCAAGCACCTCAAACTGTTTTATTATCAGACTCGCTGGTTGTAAGCCCTAATGATAATCGCGAATATAAAACGCTTAAATTAGCTAACGACATTGAAGTTATTTTAGTATCAGACCCCAGTGCTGAAAAATCAGCCGCGGCATTAAGTGTTGGAGTGGGTTTATTACATGACCCAATGAGCCAACAAGGCATGGCCCATTATTTAGAGCATATGCTGTTTTTAGGCACAGAGCGCTACCCAGATACTAAAGGGTACTCTGACTTTATGACCAAAAATGGTGGCGCACACAACGCCTATACTTGGCTCGATATTACCAACTATATGTTTAAAATTAACAACGATGCGTTTGATGAAGGGTTAGACCGTTTTGCTGACTTTTTTAAAGCCCCTAAGTTATACCCTGAATACACAGACAAAGAAAAAAATGCAGTAAATGCAGAGTGGTCAATGCGCCGCGAAATGGACTTTTTTGGGCAGTTTAAACTAGCGCGTAAAATGATGGGTGAACACCCAGCTAACCGTTTTTTAATTGGCAACCTAGAAACCTTAGGTGACAAAGAAGGCAGCTCATTACACAAAGAAACAGTTGATTTTTATAATAAATACTACTCTTCAAATATTATGAAAGTAGCGCTTATCTCTAATTTGCCAATTGCGGCAATGGAGCAAAAAGCACAAAAATACTTTGCTGATATTAAAAATAAAAACATCGAAAAACCAACAGTAACCGCCAAGCTTAACTTTGATAATGCCGGTGGTAAGCGCGTGTTCTATGCCCCTAATGAAGATGTAAAACAGCTACAACTTGATTTTACCATTAGCAATAACAATAACGAATTTGCACTCAAGCCTAATCGCTTTGTGGCCTACTTATTAAGTAATGAAATGCCTGGCAGTCCAGCGCAAATATTACGTGATAAGGGGTGGGTATCGCAATTGTCAGCATCGGCAGTGCCAACCCACTATGGCAACTACGGGTCGTTAAACGTTAACGTAGAGCTTACAGATACAGGCATGCAAAATCGTGAAACGATAGTGGCGACTATAATGCAGTATATTGAATTGATTAAAAAAGAGGGCGTTGATAGTAAATACTTTAACGAAATTCGTACCTCGTTAAATAATCAATTTAAGTTTTTAGAAAAAGGCGATGAGTTTAACTACGTAAGTACATTGACTCAAAGCATGCAAGATTATCCATTAAATCATGCCATTAATGCGCCTTATTATTACGCTAAGTTTGATGCAGACTCAGTAAATAAAGTGCTTAAACAATTAAATGCCGACACTTTACGCATTTGGTATGTATCGCAGCAAGAAGAAACCGACTCACAGCTACACTTTTACGACGGTAAATACCGCATTAGTGACATAAGCGAGCAGGAAGTTGCAAGCTGGAACAAAAAAAGCCAGTTTAATTTAGCGCTCCCTAGCGTAAATAACTTACTGCCAGAAAATTTTGCTATTAAAACCCAAACATTTAAACAGCAAAAATCCCCAGAGCTTGCTTATGATAAAAATGGCGTGAAAATATGGCGTCAGGCAAGTCAAAAATTTGCCGAGCAACCAAAGGGACTTGTTGAAGTTTATATAAATACTCAGCCGGGGCTAAACGATGTAAAAGCGGAGGTTTTATACTCTGTTTGGGCCGATCTGTACAACATACAGCAAAGCCAACTAAGCACTGAGGCTGCTATTGCAGGTATGAGCGTAAACCTTGCACCAAGTAATGGTTTAGTTTTGTCTATGAGTGGCTTTACAGATAAGCAAAATGTACTGCTTAAACAAGCATTAAGTGGGTTAAACAGTGATATTAGTGGGCAAGCATTTAACCAAGCTGTAGATCGTTTTAAACGTAATTTACTTAACCAGCAAAAACAATTTCCTTACGCGCAAGCATTTGCTGAATATACAAAATTAAGCCGTACCGGTAGCTTTGATACTGATACTTTAATTAGCACAGCCAACACTTTAACTTTAGCTGATTTTAATGCTTTAAAACAAAACACCTTTGCTAATAACGATTTACGCGTATTTAGTTATGGTAACTATAACCAGCAAGACATAGCAGCAATAGCATCCGAGCTGAGTGCTATTTTGCCAAGTAACTATAAACACACTGAGTTTGCGCGCAGTAAAGCATGGTTACCACAATCAGGTGAAACCATAGTGTTACAAAAAGATATAGATGTAGCCGATGTAGCTTTGGTTGATATGACAGTTCATCCAACACCGGGTTACAAACAAAAAGCACAAGCTGCCGTGCTACAAGGGCATTTTAGAACCATTGCATTTGATAAAATGCGTACCGAGGAGCAACTTGCGTATGCCGTTGGTGCGTTAGCTCGCCCCATAGAGGATTACTCAGCGATTGGTTTGTTTATTCAAACACCAGTAAAAGGGCCAAAAGAAATACAAACGCGTTTTGATCTGTTTAAAAAAGAGTATGCAGTTGAGCTCGACAACATGAGTGAGGAGACGTTTGCACAGCTTAAAAATGCCACGTTAGTATCGCTTAAAGAGCAACCTAAAAACTTAAGTGACGAAATGAGCCCACTATTAAATGATTGGTATCGTGAAAACTTTAATTTTGATTCAAAGCAACAGCTAATAAATGAAGTTGAGAAAGTAACGCTTAGCGATATTAAAGACTATTACCAACAAACAATGCTTAACCCTAATGCGGCACGTTTAAATGTGCAATTACGCGGGACTAAGTTTATAGAAAGTGACTTCGCCGATTTACCAAATCAAACAAAAATCACCACGCTAGATGCCTATTACAATGGTATTAAACTACAAAAATAA
- a CDS encoding Na+/H+ antiporter NhaC family protein, whose protein sequence is MLEPSALSLLPPLVVVILAVVLRRPILSLLIGALVGLIMADPSQVLANFASTSLKVMSDETIGWLILVCGGFGALIALLVRTGGASAFGKLALKYTKGKRSSLFMTFCLGLVIFIDDYLNALTVGETMKRITDKFKVSREMLAYVVDSTAAPICVLVPLSTWAVFFGGLLVDNGIAEEGKGIAVYIQAIPYMFYAWFAVLVVLLVVLGVIPAFGPMKKAEQMAQIEQAQVDPAQYSEVQTADEYAVKAVEENFEDADPKGKLHNFLLPIILLVGFTVYFEIDVYKGLLATMAIILPFYALQKLMSFSEMIERMLDGFKSMIPAIGTVIAAFIFKDVCDLIGLPQYVINSLSPYMTAGYLPAVVFIAMSVLAFATGSSWGIFAVSIPIVMPLATAVDANIPLVIGALLSASSFGSQACFYSDSTVLAAQGAGCNLMSHAVTQLPYTLIAAALAVIGFLLMA, encoded by the coding sequence ATGCTTGAACCTTCTGCGTTAAGCTTACTGCCGCCTTTAGTGGTAGTTATTTTGGCTGTAGTACTACGCCGCCCTATTTTATCTTTATTAATTGGTGCCCTTGTTGGGCTCATAATGGCTGATCCCTCGCAGGTATTGGCTAATTTTGCCAGCACCTCACTTAAAGTAATGAGTGACGAAACCATTGGCTGGTTAATATTGGTGTGTGGTGGTTTTGGTGCGTTAATCGCCTTATTAGTCCGTACCGGTGGTGCTTCTGCATTTGGTAAGTTGGCACTTAAATACACTAAGGGCAAACGCTCTTCATTATTTATGACCTTTTGCCTTGGATTAGTTATTTTTATTGATGACTATTTAAATGCGCTTACTGTGGGTGAAACCATGAAACGCATTACCGATAAATTTAAAGTAAGCCGCGAAATGCTAGCCTACGTTGTCGACTCAACTGCGGCACCAATTTGCGTACTTGTGCCCCTATCTACGTGGGCGGTATTTTTTGGTGGTTTACTCGTAGATAACGGTATTGCTGAAGAAGGCAAAGGCATTGCTGTTTACATTCAGGCTATTCCGTATATGTTTTACGCATGGTTTGCGGTACTCGTTGTGCTGTTAGTGGTACTTGGTGTGATCCCTGCTTTTGGCCCAATGAAAAAAGCAGAACAGATGGCACAAATTGAGCAAGCACAAGTCGATCCGGCGCAATACAGTGAAGTACAAACAGCAGACGAGTACGCGGTAAAAGCAGTAGAAGAAAATTTTGAAGATGCTGATCCTAAAGGTAAATTACATAACTTTTTATTGCCTATTATTTTATTAGTCGGCTTTACCGTTTACTTTGAGATAGACGTTTATAAAGGTTTACTGGCCACTATGGCTATAATTTTGCCATTTTATGCGTTACAAAAATTAATGTCGTTTAGTGAAATGATTGAACGTATGCTCGATGGATTTAAAAGCATGATACCGGCTATAGGCACGGTTATAGCCGCGTTTATATTTAAAGATGTGTGCGATTTAATTGGCTTGCCGCAATATGTTATTAATAGTTTAAGCCCATACATGACCGCGGGTTACTTGCCTGCAGTGGTATTTATTGCAATGTCTGTTTTAGCATTTGCAACGGGCTCAAGCTGGGGAATATTTGCTGTGTCTATTCCTATTGTTATGCCGCTGGCAACGGCGGTAGATGCTAATATTCCATTAGTCATTGGCGCGTTATTATCAGCATCATCGTTTGGCAGCCAAGCATGTTTTTATTCAGACTCAACGGTATTAGCAGCCCAAGGCGCTGGCTGTAACTTAATGAGCCACGCTGTTACACAATTGCCTTATACGCTTATTGCTGCAGCACTTGCGGTGATAGGCTTTTTACTAATGGCTTAA
- a CDS encoding GNAT family N-acetyltransferase — MRRQFNTERLIIRHAVEADAGDLLKLVNQKSFIKYIGDKKIYTLEDAITYIKQAFSEAHQSQGFGPYVITLKNQQLVGVVGFYSRAMLQHPDIGFALLTAFEKQGYIYEAAKALVENKSIYGINKLCAITSIDNSASQNVLIKLGFKPQGQVIIDKESRSVVSLFLYH, encoded by the coding sequence ATGCGAAGGCAATTTAATACCGAGCGATTAATTATTCGCCATGCTGTTGAAGCAGATGCTGGCGATTTATTAAAGTTAGTAAATCAAAAAAGTTTTATAAAATACATTGGGGATAAAAAAATTTATACCCTTGAGGATGCTATAACCTATATTAAGCAAGCTTTTAGTGAGGCGCACCAATCGCAAGGGTTTGGCCCTTATGTGATCACTTTAAAAAATCAGCAGTTAGTGGGGGTTGTTGGTTTTTATAGCCGTGCAATGTTGCAGCACCCCGATATAGGGTTTGCGTTATTAACAGCGTTTGAAAAACAAGGGTATATTTACGAAGCTGCAAAAGCGTTAGTTGAAAATAAAAGTATATATGGCATTAATAAATTATGCGCCATTACCTCAATAGATAATAGCGCATCACAAAATGTGTTAATTAAGCTTGGCTTTAAGCCACAAGGGCAAGTAATAATAGATAAAGAAAGCCGCAGCGTTGTTTCTTTATTTTTATATCATTAA
- a CDS encoding PqiC family protein, with the protein MVKSSFFVILLALLLSGCSSSIQTAIAYYQFEQPIVASSRDVSATDAQLRVQTVVLRGALNNRGIAMKIDHNQIHAANYHLWGESPDSMLTVSAQQTLFNALPNWMVIKGLPVITELDQQTFYELEYEIHHFNGDLQGNADISGLWRLYYTHPETGRRLLSLHNFANVTQLDGDGYDALVATLEKTWQEINLAVAKQIEQTRFK; encoded by the coding sequence ATGGTTAAATCATCTTTTTTTGTTATTTTACTCGCTTTACTGCTTAGCGGTTGTAGTTCATCAATTCAAACTGCCATCGCGTATTATCAGTTTGAACAACCTATTGTTGCCTCCTCTAGAGATGTAAGTGCAACTGATGCGCAATTAAGAGTACAAACAGTTGTACTGAGGGGCGCCTTAAATAATCGCGGCATTGCTATGAAAATAGATCACAATCAAATTCATGCTGCAAACTATCACTTATGGGGTGAGTCACCTGATTCGATGCTCACCGTAAGTGCACAACAAACACTCTTTAATGCCCTACCTAACTGGATGGTAATAAAAGGTTTACCGGTGATCACCGAGCTAGATCAACAAACTTTTTATGAATTAGAATATGAAATTCATCATTTTAATGGCGACCTTCAAGGCAACGCAGATATATCTGGGCTATGGCGTTTATATTATACCCACCCCGAAACAGGCCGACGCTTATTAAGTTTGCATAATTTTGCTAATGTAACGCAGCTCGACGGTGACGGCTATGATGCGCTGGTAGCAACGCTTGAAAAAACCTGGCAAGAAATCAACCTAGCAGTAGCCAAGCAAATTGAACAAACGCGGTTTAAATAA
- the pqiB gene encoding intermembrane transport protein PqiB — protein MTETANITQKSKISAIWIIPVIALFVGVWMLYQYQTNLGPTIYITMPQAEGIVAGKTEIKVRSVKIGQIDHVRLSDSQDSVIARAQIDKNYDNLLTEDAKIWVVKPRIDETGISGMSTLLSGVYLEFSPGESKKKKEKFELQDEPALIGKDVKGGRFKLLSYNAEVLEVSTGIFFKNYKIGQIETATFDWKNQAMKYGIFIKAPYENLITLNSIFWVNSGIEIDLSADGININTGSLSKLLKGGISVGLPDQQAPGDIAQNEHSFSLSQSYKEALEERFYDFDYYLIEFEQSIRGLRAGAPVEYRGTRIGTVVEAPANVIINGKPAHFKNQNTAVPVLIKIEYGRLYHDNDLAKEYWQTSLNGWVNNGMRASLKPGNLLTGAVYVDFDIYTDAPDAKLEKLAQYDVFPSISSGITVLADQVSDVLNKVNELKIEDSLAQMQATFSDYQGLANDMRDLLNQKDTQNLPGDFNQNFKKMTKSMEQFEVTMRQFDKTMASYQAGSQFNNQLQQTLQEFKRLSEQLQPLTKGLNEQPNMFIFDKALPADPIPRKQ, from the coding sequence ATGACCGAAACCGCTAATATTACACAAAAATCAAAAATTTCTGCAATTTGGATTATTCCCGTTATTGCCCTGTTTGTGGGTGTTTGGATGCTTTATCAATACCAAACTAATTTAGGCCCCACTATTTATATAACCATGCCACAAGCGGAGGGGATAGTTGCGGGAAAAACCGAAATTAAAGTACGCAGTGTTAAAATTGGCCAAATAGATCATGTGCGTTTATCCGACTCGCAAGACAGTGTTATTGCCCGCGCTCAAATAGATAAAAACTACGATAACTTACTCACCGAAGATGCCAAAATTTGGGTGGTAAAACCGCGTATAGATGAAACCGGCATTAGTGGCATGAGTACGCTTTTATCAGGTGTATATTTAGAGTTTTCGCCTGGAGAAAGTAAAAAGAAAAAAGAAAAGTTTGAACTACAAGACGAGCCTGCCTTAATTGGTAAAGATGTTAAAGGCGGACGCTTTAAGTTATTAAGCTACAACGCTGAGGTACTTGAAGTAAGTACCGGTATATTTTTCAAAAACTATAAAATTGGGCAAATAGAAACCGCGACATTTGATTGGAAAAACCAAGCCATGAAGTACGGTATTTTTATTAAAGCACCCTACGAAAACCTGATCACCTTAAATTCTATTTTTTGGGTTAACTCTGGTATAGAAATTGACCTTTCTGCTGATGGCATAAACATTAATACCGGATCGCTTAGTAAACTTTTAAAAGGCGGTATATCGGTGGGCTTACCCGATCAACAAGCACCTGGCGATATTGCCCAAAATGAGCATAGCTTTTCGCTTAGTCAAAGCTATAAAGAAGCACTAGAAGAGCGCTTTTACGACTTTGACTACTATCTTATTGAGTTTGAGCAATCAATTCGCGGCCTGCGCGCTGGCGCTCCGGTTGAATACCGAGGAACTCGAATTGGTACAGTAGTAGAAGCCCCTGCCAATGTGATTATTAACGGCAAACCAGCTCACTTTAAAAACCAAAATACGGCTGTACCTGTGCTTATTAAAATAGAATATGGGCGCCTATACCACGATAACGATTTAGCTAAAGAGTATTGGCAAACGAGTTTAAATGGCTGGGTAAACAATGGTATGCGCGCTTCGCTTAAACCGGGTAATTTACTTACCGGTGCTGTGTATGTCGACTTTGACATTTATACAGATGCGCCTGATGCAAAACTAGAAAAACTGGCTCAATATGATGTTTTTCCAAGTATATCTAGCGGTATTACTGTATTAGCCGATCAGGTTTCTGATGTACTTAATAAGGTAAACGAGCTAAAAATCGAAGATAGCTTAGCACAAATGCAAGCCACTTTTAGCGACTACCAAGGGTTGGCCAACGACATGCGCGATTTGCTAAACCAAAAAGACACACAAAATTTACCGGGTGACTTTAATCAAAATTTCAAAAAAATGACCAAGAGTATGGAACAATTTGAAGTCACTATGCGCCAATTTGATAAAACCATGGCCAGCTATCAAGCAGGTTCGCAGTTTAATAATCAGCTACAGCAAACCTTGCAAGAGTTTAAACGTTTAAGTGAGCAGCTACAGCCGCTAACTAAAGGCCTAAATGAGCAGCCTAATATGTTTATATTTGATAAAGCATTACCCGCAGATCCAATACCAAGGAAGCAATAA